In one Haloplanus salinus genomic region, the following are encoded:
- a CDS encoding ABC transporter ATP-binding protein — MTVISATDLSKRYGDVLALDRVDLTVDAGETFGFLGPNGAGKSTFIDILLGFVAPSDGTLSVFGHDCRDDGVAVRERVGVLPEGYAPFDGLSGRQHVDYAIRSKGVDENPADVLSRVGLRDDAARPATDYSKGMRQRLALAMALVGEPDLLVLDEPTTGLDPNGAAEMRTILREEADRGATIFFSSHVLEQVEAVCDRVGILQNGRLIATDTIAGLRDSIGGGTKLVIAPDRVDDGTLDAVERVDGVETAVERDGTIEATCTNDAKMDALVELHDAGVEVVNFRTEEASLEDMFVEFTGGERA, encoded by the coding sequence GTGACAGTAATTAGCGCCACGGACCTCTCGAAGCGCTACGGCGACGTGCTCGCCCTCGACCGCGTCGACCTGACGGTCGACGCCGGCGAAACGTTCGGCTTCCTCGGGCCGAACGGCGCGGGCAAGTCGACGTTTATCGACATCCTACTCGGGTTCGTCGCGCCGAGCGACGGCACGCTGTCAGTGTTCGGCCACGACTGCCGGGACGACGGCGTCGCCGTCCGCGAACGCGTCGGCGTCCTACCGGAGGGGTACGCCCCGTTCGATGGCCTCTCGGGCCGCCAACACGTCGACTACGCCATCCGATCGAAGGGCGTCGACGAGAACCCCGCCGATGTCCTCTCCCGCGTCGGCCTCCGCGACGACGCCGCGCGCCCAGCCACGGACTACTCGAAGGGGATGCGCCAACGGCTCGCGCTCGCGATGGCGCTCGTCGGGGAGCCGGACCTGCTCGTCCTCGACGAGCCGACGACCGGACTCGATCCGAACGGCGCCGCGGAGATGCGAACGATCCTCCGCGAGGAGGCCGACCGCGGGGCGACGATTTTCTTCTCGAGTCACGTCCTCGAACAGGTCGAGGCGGTCTGTGACCGGGTCGGTATCCTCCAGAACGGCCGGCTGATCGCGACCGACACCATCGCCGGACTGCGTGATTCGATCGGCGGTGGCACGAAACTCGTCATCGCGCCCGACCGCGTCGACGACGGGACCCTCGACGCCGTCGAACGGGTCGATGGCGTCGAGACGGCGGTCGAACGCGACGGCACCATCGAGGCGACGTGTACGAACGACGCGAAGATGGACGCGCTCGTCGAACTCCACGACGCCGGCGTCGAGGTCGTCAACTTCCGCACGGAGGAGGCGTCGCTCGAGGACATGTTCGTCGAGTTCACCGGAGGCGAGCGGGCGTGA
- a CDS encoding ABC transporter permease has product MTWRVIARRDWQLVRDARLTKVALVGLIAVVSVAAYVYPVVGTPPITTSRFGAFVGGWLGGLLAPIGVLLGYGAIAREHESGALRLALSMPHGRSTLVLGRFVGRAGVLGAATVVGMTIAGVLVVYPFGTLQPLRFLAFVLLSVAHGATWVGIGVAASALVATNRRALVLGVVALFVRVIVWDAATAGAEAGLMTAGVTDGPIRTVVQVSAQLDPGSAFETLVTALAVRDQGTGAWYDGPALALPVFVGWLLGPLSVAIARFEWRDLA; this is encoded by the coding sequence GTGACGTGGCGCGTAATCGCCCGTCGGGACTGGCAGTTAGTCCGCGACGCCCGACTCACGAAGGTCGCGCTCGTCGGCCTGATCGCCGTCGTCTCGGTCGCGGCGTACGTTTACCCCGTCGTCGGCACCCCGCCGATCACGACGAGTCGGTTCGGCGCCTTCGTCGGCGGGTGGCTCGGAGGGTTGCTCGCCCCAATCGGCGTGTTGCTCGGCTACGGTGCGATCGCCCGCGAGCACGAATCCGGCGCGCTGCGGCTCGCGCTCTCGATGCCACACGGCAGATCGACGCTCGTCCTCGGACGGTTCGTCGGCCGCGCAGGCGTGCTGGGGGCCGCCACCGTCGTCGGGATGACGATTGCGGGTGTCCTGGTCGTCTATCCGTTCGGAACGCTGCAGCCGCTTCGCTTTCTGGCGTTCGTCCTCCTGAGCGTCGCTCACGGCGCCACCTGGGTCGGGATCGGCGTCGCAGCATCCGCGCTGGTCGCGACGAACCGCCGGGCGCTCGTCCTCGGCGTCGTCGCGCTCTTCGTCCGGGTCATCGTCTGGGACGCCGCCACTGCGGGAGCCGAGGCTGGGCTGATGACGGCGGGGGTCACCGACGGTCCGATCCGAACCGTAGTTCAGGTCAGCGCCCAACTCGATCCCGGCAGCGCCTTCGAGACGCTCGTCACCGCCTTGGCTGTGCGCGATCAGGGGACTGGCGCGTGGTACGACGGGCCGGCACTCGCGCTTCCGGTCTTCGTCGGCTGGCTCCTCGGTCCACTGTCGGTCGCGATAGCCCGGTTCGAGTGGAGGGACCTCGCGTGA
- a CDS encoding ABC transporter permease subunit — translation MTWRDVARRDVRAASRSVGIWIVGGGQILLFVGVAAVEFVLGDGSFSTYIGSLAGVVAVTTPLVALLLGYKSILAERTGGQLRLALSVPHSRRDVAVGKFVGRSVVFTAPTVLALCLAGGVAIALADGGVPWPWLPWFVGVTVLYGVAFVGLAVGVSLSTATGRRVTVGTIGAYLVTVVLWEDLHTAVLLLLHRFDTAVTNDMPGWALFVRLVAPSESFDLLVRTGFAVGRAGRYADSGIAYVAWPAALGLLVAWTLVPVALGYRRFETADL, via the coding sequence GTGACTTGGCGCGACGTCGCCCGCCGGGACGTTCGTGCCGCCAGCCGGTCGGTCGGTATCTGGATCGTCGGCGGGGGGCAGATCCTCCTGTTCGTCGGCGTCGCCGCCGTCGAATTCGTGCTCGGCGACGGCTCGTTCTCGACGTACATCGGCAGCCTCGCCGGGGTCGTCGCGGTGACGACGCCGCTCGTTGCGCTCCTCCTCGGGTACAAGTCGATCCTCGCGGAGCGGACCGGCGGGCAACTCCGGCTTGCACTCTCCGTCCCACACTCCCGCCGGGATGTGGCGGTCGGCAAATTCGTCGGCCGGAGCGTCGTCTTCACCGCACCGACTGTACTCGCGCTCTGTCTCGCCGGCGGCGTCGCCATCGCCCTCGCCGACGGGGGCGTGCCGTGGCCCTGGCTGCCGTGGTTCGTCGGTGTGACGGTACTGTACGGGGTGGCGTTCGTGGGGCTCGCCGTCGGCGTCTCGCTGTCGACGGCGACTGGCCGACGCGTGACCGTCGGTACCATCGGTGCGTATCTGGTGACGGTCGTCCTCTGGGAGGACCTCCATACAGCGGTGCTGTTGCTCCTCCACCGGTTCGACACGGCGGTCACGAACGACATGCCGGGCTGGGCCCTCTTCGTCCGTCTCGTGGCGCCGAGCGAGTCCTTCGACCTCCTCGTCCGGACCGGGTTCGCCGTCGGTCGGGCCGGTCGGTACGCCGACAGTGGAATCGCGTACGTCGCGTGGCCGGCCGCCCTCGGACTGCTCGTCGCGTGGACGCTCGTTCCCGTCGCGCTCGGCTACCGTCGGTTCGAGACCGCGGATCTCTAG
- a CDS encoding YgaP family membrane protein: MDINVGATDKSARTIVGAIAGALSLAILAGQLAVPTLASPVLGVVALVMLGTAAARSCPVYSVLGMSTCPRNAGP; the protein is encoded by the coding sequence ATGGACATCAACGTTGGTGCCACTGACAAGTCAGCGCGGACGATCGTCGGTGCCATCGCCGGGGCGCTCTCCCTCGCGATTCTTGCGGGACAACTCGCCGTCCCCACTCTCGCCTCGCCGGTGCTCGGCGTCGTTGCGCTCGTAATGCTCGGAACGGCGGCGGCTCGCTCCTGTCCCGTCTACTCCGTGCTGGGCATGAGCACGTGCCCACGAAACGCTGGGCCGTAG
- a CDS encoding GAF domain-containing protein yields MGESSGTAERGDGRSHDGDKPLRVLVVDDDPLLLDLVSEFLPREDERLELTTYRTATDAYEAVVDDHARVDCIVSDYQMPDLDGLELLDGIQETLADPPPFILYTGHGSERIASAAISMGVTDYVSKESGTEQYEILANRIGNAVERTRASRRVSTLDRVNTVIRRIDRRLVEATTHEQVNRVACDAFAHTEPYTFAWVGTVSDDGRVVPQVSSGPHEGYLAAITVTADDSPTADGPAGTALADGRVVVQNVDTDAVFEPWREAALARGFRSVAAVPLRHENASYGVLVVYADRATAFGETDRSVLADLGTTIGHAHYRIEIGRRHDRQYRELLAEAPVLFAQTTADDGTAVIDDCNRLFAETLGYTPAQLRGEPLESIYSTESTRALGECRGYERALDDEFVRERRELVTATGEIITVLLRAAPRRNAAGEVIGTNVLYVDTTNDAQLSRLETLRERMEFALDLNDSHVFEIDTETGEQRRYGAFESLFHVEPSAVPTTAAFVETCVHPEDRTLFERAEAGLADASSDDPLWLQYRTHPERGPVRWIETHLYEKATPHADSSSKLVGLATDVTAARERQQQLRDVTARIERRNEVGQAFLETIVGSDTAFETRVERVLELGREYLGMAVGSVTDVDLETCTVAHASPSDDESAVGTTVDLAGTCCSLVAEAEAPVSFHDLNAVTATTPVVHRRQGVAAYVGAPIFVDGALHGTVNFSDPDGRPEPFTDAERTLVRLFAQWLGGEIGRRRSRAQAAGRLERLEAQNDRLDDFASVVSHDLRSPLNVAQGRLGLLRGEGWESEHLDEIEHGLARIETLLSDLLELARRGKQVSTTTAVGLADIAGNCWRTTPTAEATVDVDATRTVLADRSRLKQLLENLFRNAVAHNGDDVHVTVGDTADGFYVADDGVGVPPDDRDRIFESGYTTDADGCGLGLPIVRDIADAHGWDVTVAESTAGGARFEFTGVRAPPGASETSCPRRRRP; encoded by the coding sequence ATGGGTGAGTCCTCCGGGACCGCCGAGCGCGGTGACGGCCGGAGTCACGACGGCGACAAACCGCTACGGGTACTCGTGGTCGACGACGACCCGTTACTGCTCGACCTCGTCTCCGAGTTCCTGCCACGGGAGGACGAGCGTCTCGAACTCACGACGTACCGGACGGCAACCGACGCGTACGAGGCCGTGGTCGACGACCACGCACGCGTCGATTGCATCGTCAGCGACTACCAGATGCCGGATCTCGACGGACTCGAGCTACTCGACGGGATCCAGGAGACGCTCGCGGACCCGCCCCCGTTCATCCTCTACACCGGCCACGGGAGCGAGCGGATCGCGAGCGCGGCCATCTCGATGGGCGTGACCGACTACGTCTCCAAGGAGTCGGGGACGGAACAGTACGAGATCCTCGCCAACCGGATCGGGAACGCCGTCGAGCGGACGCGCGCCAGCCGACGGGTGTCGACGCTCGACCGCGTGAACACGGTCATCCGACGGATCGACCGGCGGCTCGTCGAGGCGACCACTCACGAGCAGGTGAACCGGGTCGCCTGCGACGCCTTCGCCCACACGGAGCCGTACACGTTCGCGTGGGTTGGCACCGTCTCGGACGACGGCCGTGTCGTGCCACAGGTGAGTAGCGGGCCGCACGAGGGGTATCTGGCGGCGATCACGGTCACCGCCGACGACTCGCCCACCGCCGACGGACCGGCGGGGACGGCACTCGCCGACGGCCGCGTGGTCGTCCAGAACGTCGACACGGACGCGGTGTTCGAGCCGTGGCGGGAGGCCGCACTCGCCCGCGGCTTTCGGTCCGTTGCCGCGGTGCCGCTCCGGCACGAAAACGCGAGTTACGGCGTGCTCGTCGTCTACGCCGACCGAGCGACTGCGTTCGGCGAGACCGACCGCTCCGTGCTCGCGGACCTGGGAACCACGATCGGTCACGCACACTACCGAATCGAGATCGGGCGTCGACACGACCGGCAGTACCGCGAGCTACTGGCGGAGGCACCCGTCCTGTTCGCACAGACGACGGCCGACGACGGAACGGCCGTGATCGACGACTGTAATCGGCTGTTCGCCGAAACGCTCGGCTACACGCCCGCGCAACTCCGTGGGGAGCCGCTCGAGTCGATCTACTCGACGGAGTCGACACGAGCACTCGGCGAGTGCCGCGGGTACGAACGAGCGCTCGACGACGAGTTCGTGCGCGAACGCCGGGAACTGGTCACGGCGACGGGCGAGATCATCACGGTGCTGCTCCGGGCGGCGCCACGACGGAACGCGGCGGGCGAGGTCATCGGAACCAACGTCCTCTACGTCGACACGACGAACGACGCGCAGCTCTCCCGGCTCGAGACGCTCCGTGAGCGGATGGAGTTCGCGCTCGACCTCAACGACTCGCACGTCTTCGAGATCGATACGGAGACGGGCGAACAGCGCCGCTACGGTGCGTTCGAGTCGCTGTTCCACGTCGAGCCGTCGGCGGTTCCGACGACGGCGGCGTTCGTCGAGACGTGCGTCCACCCCGAGGACCGGACGCTGTTCGAACGGGCCGAAGCGGGCCTCGCGGACGCGAGCAGCGACGACCCCCTGTGGCTACAGTACCGGACACACCCAGAGCGTGGGCCGGTCCGCTGGATCGAGACCCACCTGTACGAGAAAGCCACCCCGCACGCCGACTCGTCGAGCAAGCTCGTCGGGCTGGCGACCGACGTCACGGCCGCGCGGGAGCGCCAGCAGCAGCTCCGGGACGTGACGGCGCGGATCGAACGTCGAAACGAGGTCGGGCAGGCGTTTCTCGAGACGATCGTCGGGAGTGACACGGCGTTCGAGACGCGCGTCGAACGCGTCCTCGAGCTGGGGCGGGAGTATCTCGGGATGGCCGTCGGATCCGTGACTGACGTCGACTTGGAGACCTGCACCGTCGCCCACGCGAGTCCCTCCGACGACGAGTCGGCCGTGGGGACGACGGTCGACCTCGCGGGGACGTGTTGCTCGCTGGTCGCGGAGGCGGAAGCGCCCGTGAGTTTCCACGACCTGAACGCCGTCACGGCCACGACACCCGTGGTGCACCGCCGGCAGGGGGTCGCGGCGTACGTCGGCGCACCCATCTTCGTCGACGGGGCCCTCCACGGGACGGTCAACTTCTCCGACCCCGACGGGCGGCCCGAGCCGTTCACCGACGCCGAACGGACGCTCGTCCGCCTGTTCGCCCAGTGGCTCGGCGGCGAAATCGGCCGGCGACGGAGCCGGGCACAAGCAGCCGGCCGGCTCGAACGACTCGAAGCCCAGAACGACCGCCTCGACGACTTCGCGTCGGTCGTCTCTCACGACCTGCGAAGTCCGCTGAACGTCGCACAGGGGCGACTCGGGTTGCTCCGCGGGGAGGGGTGGGAGAGCGAGCATCTCGACGAGATCGAACACGGGCTCGCGCGGATCGAGACGCTACTGTCGGACCTGCTCGAACTGGCACGGCGGGGCAAGCAGGTGAGCACGACGACGGCCGTCGGTCTCGCCGACATCGCCGGCAACTGCTGGCGAACGACCCCCACTGCCGAAGCGACCGTCGACGTCGACGCGACACGGACGGTGCTCGCCGACCGGAGTCGGCTCAAACAACTTCTGGAGAACCTGTTTCGCAATGCCGTCGCGCACAACGGGGACGACGTCCACGTGACCGTCGGCGACACCGCGGACGGCTTCTACGTCGCCGACGACGGCGTCGGGGTCCCGCCGGACGACCGGGATCGGATCTTCGAGAGCGGCTACACGACGGACGCCGACGGGTGTGGACTCGGACTGCCCATCGTGCGCGACATCGCCGACGCTCACGGGTGGGACGTGACCGTCGCCGAGAGCACGGCCGGCGGCGCACGGTTCGAGTTCACGGGGGTCCGAGCGCCCCCCGGGGCGAGTGAGACGTCATGTCCGCGTCGGCGACGACCGTAG
- a CDS encoding methyl-accepting chemotaxis protein, translated as MSIAETLGIDALDLRPKLIAAFVLVALLVGATGVVGYQSLGTLDHEAHLIAQDGQDMDHAAEMLVAIEKQQVAVQAARLGESGARTEFDDANAMFGDHSGAMDVSGDERAKLEALQSTHEEYNAHATEYFEARNAGNDELAARKLAKMDALRGEMEGQAHELEELAQADMAAQVAAADRTTRTARTQLIALTVVAFLAAIGLGLLLNRHITPPIKRLSESAAAISNGDLDADIVEHDMDDEIGRMVDAFGEMQRNLTGVFGDLGDVSRNLKRGTLDHDIDTTYPGTYGAIMTDLDEGTDQLTGSFHEIEDASQALRSGRLDRTVDADRPGQYGAVLEDFQRASDRLAESFGQISTVGRNLKRGRLDRSIDAEYPGEYGSVLADLGEGVAQLRASVRDVQTVADDVATTSTQVAASAEEIEAASEDVADSVEEISRGASKQSGDLDTVASEMNDMSATVEEIASSAEEVAATAGTAVDRGETGRERAGEARREIAAIESQADEASTQVQALDEEMVQIGEIVGMIAGIAEQTNMLALNASIEAARAGEAGEGFGVVASEIKSLAGDASSATTEIEARIDEIQATTDETVDDIEAMSERVQAGAETIQDAVETFDDIAAAIEQAESGIDEISVATDDQAASSEEVVSMVDEVSAVSQRTASEATDVSAATEEQAASLSEASDNVQQLSTLAEDLHDTVADFETGAAPSSDEAPTTPASAPGRSADASGATRTAESDGGIDTDGGDPRRREDGG; from the coding sequence ATGAGCATCGCAGAGACGTTGGGGATCGACGCGCTCGATCTGCGGCCGAAACTGATCGCCGCCTTCGTGTTGGTGGCGCTGCTGGTCGGGGCGACGGGAGTCGTCGGCTACCAGAGTCTCGGGACGCTCGACCACGAGGCACACCTCATCGCACAGGACGGGCAAGACATGGACCACGCGGCCGAGATGTTGGTGGCGATAGAGAAACAACAGGTCGCCGTGCAGGCGGCACGGCTGGGTGAGTCCGGTGCCCGAACCGAATTCGACGACGCGAACGCGATGTTCGGGGACCACTCGGGGGCGATGGACGTCTCCGGTGACGAACGGGCAAAACTGGAGGCCCTCCAGTCGACACACGAGGAGTACAACGCGCACGCCACCGAGTACTTCGAGGCCCGGAACGCCGGCAACGACGAACTCGCGGCCCGGAAACTCGCGAAGATGGACGCGCTCCGCGGCGAGATGGAGGGGCAGGCCCACGAACTCGAGGAACTGGCACAGGCAGATATGGCGGCACAGGTGGCGGCCGCGGATCGCACGACCCGGACGGCCAGAACGCAGCTAATCGCGCTCACCGTCGTGGCGTTTCTCGCCGCCATCGGCCTTGGACTGCTGTTGAACCGGCACATCACGCCCCCGATCAAGCGGCTCTCCGAGTCCGCGGCCGCGATCAGCAACGGCGACCTCGACGCCGACATCGTCGAACACGACATGGACGACGAGATCGGCCGGATGGTCGACGCGTTCGGTGAGATGCAGCGGAACCTGACGGGCGTCTTCGGCGATCTGGGGGACGTGAGCCGGAACCTCAAGCGTGGGACGCTCGACCACGACATCGACACCACCTATCCGGGAACCTACGGCGCCATCATGACCGACCTCGACGAGGGAACGGACCAACTCACCGGGAGCTTCCACGAAATCGAGGACGCGAGCCAGGCGCTCCGCAGCGGGCGACTCGATCGGACCGTCGACGCGGATCGACCGGGCCAGTACGGCGCCGTGCTCGAGGATTTCCAGCGAGCCAGCGATCGACTCGCCGAGAGCTTCGGGCAGATATCGACGGTCGGTCGAAACCTGAAACGGGGCCGTCTCGACCGGTCGATCGACGCGGAGTATCCCGGCGAGTACGGGAGCGTCCTCGCCGACCTCGGGGAGGGAGTCGCTCAGTTGCGTGCCAGTGTACGCGACGTTCAGACCGTCGCGGACGACGTGGCGACGACCTCGACGCAGGTGGCGGCCAGCGCGGAAGAGATCGAAGCCGCCAGCGAGGACGTGGCCGATTCGGTCGAAGAGATCTCACGCGGGGCCAGCAAACAGAGCGGGGATCTGGATACGGTCGCCAGCGAGATGAACGACATGTCGGCGACCGTCGAGGAGATCGCCTCCTCCGCCGAGGAGGTCGCGGCGACTGCCGGGACGGCCGTCGACCGTGGCGAGACGGGGCGGGAGCGGGCGGGCGAGGCGAGACGGGAGATCGCTGCCATCGAATCGCAGGCCGACGAGGCCTCGACGCAGGTGCAGGCGCTCGACGAGGAGATGGTACAGATCGGCGAGATCGTCGGGATGATCGCCGGCATCGCGGAGCAGACGAACATGCTCGCGCTGAACGCCTCGATCGAGGCCGCCCGGGCCGGCGAGGCGGGCGAGGGCTTCGGCGTCGTCGCGAGCGAAATCAAGTCGCTCGCCGGGGACGCAAGCAGCGCGACGACCGAAATCGAGGCGCGGATCGACGAGATTCAGGCGACGACCGACGAAACCGTCGACGACATCGAGGCGATGAGCGAACGGGTACAGGCCGGTGCCGAGACGATTCAGGACGCCGTCGAGACGTTCGACGATATCGCGGCCGCCATCGAGCAGGCCGAGAGCGGCATCGACGAGATCAGCGTCGCCACCGACGATCAGGCCGCCTCGTCCGAGGAGGTCGTCTCGATGGTCGACGAAGTGTCGGCGGTGAGCCAGCGGACGGCCAGCGAGGCGACGGACGTCTCCGCGGCGACCGAAGAGCAGGCTGCCTCCCTGTCCGAAGCGTCCGACAACGTCCAACAGCTCTCGACGCTCGCCGAGGACCTGCACGACACCGTCGCGGACTTCGAGACCGGCGCGGCACCGTCGAGCGACGAGGCCCCGACGACCCCGGCTTCCGCTCCGGGCCGGAGTGCCGACGCGTCGGGGGCGACGCGGACGGCCGAGTCCGACGGCGGCATCGACACCGACGGCGGCGACCCCCGGCGCCGTGAGGACGGCGGATGA
- a CDS encoding bacterio-opsin activator domain-containing protein yields the protein MSGDDAPSATVSIAGDTTVPDSVLAAASTGIVVCGPNSTVERIDGRVERYFGLAAQRLVGCDRRRLIDEYLAPCLDRPEQFRAFATGAPGTDRERFDCRVLAAADRDDRVLQCYSYPITDGQLAGGRVDQFVDMSAASAHDPGYETVLEHFPNGAVALVDEELRYTMVGGSPLRGADATPPELTGTPLEDALPPDLESLLVPEYRAALRGEHRSFEASVDDGYYRFRIVPVRDDDGQPFAAVGISQDITERKARERELVETRARLDMALAETDTGIWSIRTDDMSVVPLGTTTDMFGLASGTADVDRYLDRIHPEDREAVEAGLEAVVETGTDLDVEFRFRGAPTDRWMHARGSVLGTGDDRRIVGITTDVTERVRRERALQKRERILHELQTATREFYPPKSMESISEFLVDFLESALDLSYASVTLFDEAAGVLRPAAHSSSSPEAPNGFGTIGPGENPIWEAYRTGDSQLLEGPALDGLSRHVDRPVDRLLIVPIGEFGVTIAFLTETSDDIDADLVEMVTANAEAALGWIRSDRARETLSTELSTQRTRIRELQEIVDTVQRVQERVSESETLPALDAGVCDELVALSRVDFAWIGRPETVETDLTATASAGSADGYLDSVNAARRDASLPAQVAAATHDVYDVPVISQHVLDAGWAKEALSSQFNSVLSVPLVHDNVLYAVLTVYSGEREGLTDVYRTLLRDVGSLLLNYSRMLDHRRFDPQRQYPTLEFRFTDVSYPFQQVATRTGCELRVEAVTAISDDTATVIVSTDESCLERIREYASTATAIDTASVVGDAAHGQLLVTVHKPFLVTDVQKHGGRLVEARSTPTKTRIRLQLPNAVSRRPLLDLLTSRYDDIELVRQQATAPVASTSSVSLVELLTERQYEVLNAAYRSGYYETPRKLTGEDLAESFGISSPAIYKHLQAAHNKLLASLLDDAPRN from the coding sequence GTGAGTGGCGACGACGCTCCCTCGGCGACCGTTTCCATCGCCGGCGACACGACCGTTCCCGACTCGGTGCTTGCGGCTGCCAGTACTGGCATCGTCGTCTGCGGGCCGAACTCGACCGTCGAACGGATCGACGGTCGGGTCGAACGGTACTTCGGGCTCGCAGCGCAGCGCCTCGTTGGGTGTGACCGGCGTCGTTTGATCGACGAGTATCTCGCACCCTGTCTCGACCGTCCCGAGCAGTTTCGGGCGTTCGCGACGGGCGCCCCCGGCACCGACCGGGAGCGGTTCGACTGTCGTGTACTCGCCGCCGCCGACCGCGACGACCGGGTGCTCCAGTGCTACAGCTACCCGATAACGGACGGGCAGCTTGCCGGGGGACGGGTCGACCAGTTCGTGGATATGAGCGCGGCGAGCGCGCACGATCCGGGCTACGAGACGGTCCTCGAGCACTTCCCGAACGGGGCCGTCGCGCTCGTCGACGAGGAGCTCCGATACACGATGGTCGGCGGGTCGCCACTCCGGGGCGCCGACGCGACCCCCCCCGAATTAACGGGGACGCCGCTCGAAGACGCGCTTCCGCCGGATCTCGAGTCGCTGCTGGTCCCGGAGTATCGGGCCGCGCTGCGGGGCGAACACCGCTCGTTCGAGGCGAGCGTCGACGACGGCTACTATCGGTTCCGCATCGTGCCGGTTCGCGACGACGACGGACAGCCGTTCGCGGCGGTGGGCATCTCCCAGGACATCACCGAACGGAAAGCCCGGGAGCGCGAACTCGTGGAGACGCGGGCGCGACTCGACATGGCGCTTGCGGAGACCGACACCGGGATTTGGTCGATACGCACCGACGACATGTCGGTCGTCCCGCTGGGAACGACGACCGACATGTTCGGGCTGGCGTCGGGGACGGCCGACGTCGACCGGTACCTCGACCGGATCCACCCGGAGGACAGGGAGGCGGTCGAAGCCGGGCTCGAGGCGGTCGTCGAGACGGGGACCGATCTGGACGTCGAGTTCCGGTTCCGAGGGGCGCCGACCGACCGCTGGATGCACGCACGCGGATCGGTGCTCGGAACGGGCGACGACCGTCGCATCGTCGGCATCACGACGGACGTTACGGAGCGGGTCCGTCGCGAACGGGCACTGCAGAAGCGAGAGCGGATCCTGCACGAACTGCAGACGGCGACGCGCGAGTTCTACCCACCGAAGTCGATGGAGAGCATCTCGGAGTTCCTCGTCGACTTTCTGGAAAGCGCCCTGGATCTCAGCTACGCCAGCGTCACACTGTTCGACGAAGCGGCGGGCGTCTTACGGCCGGCGGCGCACTCGTCGTCGTCCCCCGAGGCTCCGAACGGATTCGGAACGATCGGTCCCGGGGAGAATCCCATCTGGGAGGCCTATCGAACGGGCGACTCGCAGCTGCTCGAGGGGCCGGCTCTCGATGGCCTCTCCCGACACGTCGACCGTCCGGTCGACCGGCTCTTGATCGTCCCGATCGGTGAGTTCGGCGTGACGATTGCGTTTCTCACCGAGACGTCGGACGACATCGACGCCGACCTCGTCGAGATGGTGACGGCAAACGCCGAGGCGGCTCTCGGCTGGATTCGGAGCGACAGGGCGCGCGAGACGCTTTCGACGGAACTCTCGACACAGCGAACGCGGATTCGGGAGCTGCAGGAAATCGTCGATACGGTGCAACGCGTTCAGGAACGCGTCTCGGAGAGCGAAACGCTCCCGGCTCTCGACGCGGGCGTCTGTGACGAGCTCGTCGCGTTGAGCCGGGTCGACTTCGCCTGGATCGGCCGCCCGGAGACTGTCGAGACGGATCTCACGGCGACTGCCTCGGCCGGCAGCGCCGACGGCTACCTCGATTCGGTGAACGCCGCGAGACGGGACGCGTCACTCCCGGCGCAGGTCGCCGCGGCGACACACGACGTGTACGACGTCCCGGTCATCTCCCAGCACGTGCTCGACGCCGGGTGGGCCAAAGAGGCGCTCTCCTCGCAGTTCAACTCCGTCCTGAGCGTTCCCCTCGTCCACGACAACGTGTTGTACGCCGTGCTCACCGTCTACTCCGGCGAACGGGAGGGCCTCACCGATGTCTACCGAACCCTGCTCCGCGACGTCGGGTCGTTGCTGCTCAACTACAGCCGGATGCTCGATCACCGCCGATTCGATCCACAGCGGCAGTATCCGACGCTCGAGTTCCGGTTTACGGACGTCTCGTATCCGTTCCAGCAGGTCGCCACACGGACCGGCTGTGAGCTTCGAGTGGAAGCCGTCACCGCGATTTCGGACGACACGGCCACCGTCATCGTCTCGACCGACGAGAGCTGTCTCGAGCGGATCCGCGAGTACGCGTCGACGGCGACGGCAATCGATACGGCGAGCGTGGTGGGCGACGCGGCGCACGGCCAACTGCTGGTGACGGTTCACAAGCCGTTCCTCGTGACGGACGTCCAGAAACACGGCGGGCGGCTGGTCGAAGCCCGGTCGACGCCGACCAAGACGCGCATTCGCCTCCAGCTTCCGAACGCCGTCTCGAGACGCCCACTACTCGATCTCCTGACCTCGCGATACGACGACATCGAACTCGTCAGACAGCAGGCAACGGCCCCGGTGGCGAGCACGTCGTCCGTCTCGCTGGTCGAACTACTGACGGAGCGCCAGTACGAAGTGCTGAACGCTGCCTACCGGAGCGGCTACTACGAGACGCCACGAAAGCTCACCGGCGAGGACCTCGCCGAGAGTTTCGGCATCTCGAGTCCGGCCATCTACAAGCACCTGCAAGCGGCGCACAACAAACTCCTGGCGAGCCTGCTGGACGACGCCCCCCGAAACTAA